The Anguilla anguilla isolate fAngAng1 chromosome 4, fAngAng1.pri, whole genome shotgun sequence genome has a window encoding:
- the LOC118226596 gene encoding PX domain-containing protein 1-like: MASAVFEGTSLVNMFVKDCWVNGIRRLIISQRGEEEEFFEIRTEWSDRNILYLHRSYSDLGRLFKRLVESFPEDRRDLTKSPLIEGLVKIKEANDTEVRLNEVERLLKNAINMPWKFSRSEVVLTFFERSPLDQVLKNDDVHKIQPCFQSPVKISEIMRSNGFCLANTETIVYDDSLSHEKERPSSTDSAEHVFDNGEEFLTEPNNSDDDPEAYVTNLSYYHLVPFETDILE, translated from the exons ATGGCATCGGCGGTTTTCGAGGGCACGTCGCTGGTGAACATGTTTGTCAAAGATTGTTGGGTGAACGGGATCCGGCGACTGATTATCAGTCAGCGAGGCGAAGAAGAGGAGTTCTTTGAGATCAGGACCGAATGGTcggacagaaacattttatacCTGCACCGGAGTTATTCTGATTTGGGGAGGTTGTTTAAGAGGCTAGTGGAATCATTCCCCGAGGACAGAAGAGACCTCACGAAGTCGCCCCTAATTGAAG GATTGGTGAAGATTAAAGAAGCCAATGACACTGAAGTCAGGCTGAATGAGGTGGAGAGACTGCTGAAGAATGCTATCAACATGCCCTGGAAG TTTTCCAGGTCAGAGGTGGTGCTGACGTTTTTTGAGAGATCACCGTTGGACCAGGTGCTAAAAAATGACGATGTTCACAAGATCCAACCGTGCTTCCAGAGTCCAGTGAAGATATCAG AGATCATGAGATCTAACGGGTTTTGCCTGGCTAACACTGAGACCATTGTATATGACGACAGTCTGTCACATGAAAAGGAGAGACCCTCATCTACAGACTCAGCAGAACATGT GTTTGACAATGGCGAAGAGTTTCTAACTGAGCCAAACAACAGTGACGATGACCCAGAGGCCTACGTAACCAACTTGTCTTATTACCACTTGGTACCCTTTGAGACAGACATCTTGGAGTGA